From one Lotus japonicus ecotype B-129 chromosome 3, LjGifu_v1.2 genomic stretch:
- the LOC130747886 gene encoding serine/threonine-protein kinase-like protein At3g51990, producing the protein MGYLHLSCRAESAVSTSNSLSNKDKTIKIQHFQYTDLEAATNGFSDRHLLGKGSHGYVYKAIVHGRPVAVKRPSRPHSLLPRPISSSSSAPAEITNEVDNEIDILSKIQSPRLVNLVGFTNDSRDRLLVVEFMSNGTLYDVLHSSARTPNWGRRIRLALQTAKAIDTLHSSTPPVIHRDIKSANVLIDRHYNARLGDFGLALMGHVNGYNFRSTPPAGTMGYLDPCYVTPDNLSTKTDVFSFGILLLEIISGRKAIDVTYSPPSIVDWAIPLIKRGKLVAVYDPRIPPPKDPVVRKQLAVIAAKCVRSCRERRPSMKEIVNWLCGLCKLVPLHSWNGFNNPCMMVETVGRPVEARKNGEFGAEEGNFDGLDGARLSKSAVRYSRRVYSDLGFSSNLMDLMAHTEEPEFLRDADGVEHTQQSSKPAEKVSSSRFGSGRYFSRGKNLYRPCGADKDVFGLSKGQIVGESSSKQDVVSDSNLNSLAAEVI; encoded by the coding sequence atgGGGTATCTCCATCTCTCTTGCAGAGCTGAATCCGCAGTTTCCACTTCCAATTCTCTATCAAACAAAGACAAAACCATCAAGATCCAACACTTCCAGTACACCGACCTTGAAGCCGCCACCAATGGCTTCTCCGACCGCCACCTCCTCGGCAAAGGCAGCCACGGCTACGTCTACAAAGCCATCGTCCACGGCCGTCCCGTCGCCGTCAAAAGACCCTCCAGACCTCACTCTCTTCTCCCCCGACCCatctcctcctcttcctctgcTCCTGCAGAGATAACCAACGAGGTTGACAACGAGATCGATATCTTGTCCAAAATTCAGAGCCCCAGGTTGGTCAATTTGGTCGGTTTCACCAATGATTCTAGGGACAGGCTTTTGGTGGTGGAGTTCATGAGCAATGGAACACTCTATGATGTTCTTCATTCCTCTGCTAGAACACCCAATTGGGGTAGGAGAATTCGTTTGGCTTTGCAAACTGCTAAGGCTATTGATACCCTTCATTCATCAACCCCACCAGTCATTCATAGAGATATTAAGTCTGCAAATGTTCTCATAGACCGCCACTATAATGCAAGGTTAGGGGATTTTGGTTTGGCTCTGATGGGTCATGTCAATGGCTACAATTTCAGGTCCACTCCACCTGCAGGCACAATGGGGTACCTTGATCCTTGTTATGTGACTCCTGATAATTTGAGCACTAAAACTGATGTGTTTagttttgggattttgttgttggagATTATCAGTGGAAGGAAAGCAATTGATGTTACATATTCACCACCATCAATTGTGGATTGGGCTATTCCTCTTATCAAGAGAGGGAAGTTGGTGGCGGTTTATGACCCTAGAATACCACCTCCTAAGGATCCTGTTGTGAGGAAGCAATTGGCTGTGATTGCAGCAAAGTGTGTGAGGTCTTGTAGAGAGAGAAGGCCTTCCATGAAGGAGATTGTGAATTGGCTTTGTGGGTTGTGTAAGTTGGTGCCTCTTCATTCATGGAATGGTTTCAACAACCCTTGTATGATGGTTGAGACTGTGGGGAGGCCTGTTGAAGCAAGAAAAAATGGTGAATTCGGCGCGGAGGAAGGGAATTTTGATGGTTTGGATGGTGCTAGATTGTCAAAGTCTGCAGTGAGATATTCAAGGAGGGTGTATTCTGATTTGGGGTTCAGCAGCAACTTGATGGACCTTATGGCTCACACTGAGGAGCCAGAGTTTCTAAGAGATGCTGATGGAGTAGAACACACTCAACAAAGTTCTAAACCAGCTGAGAAAGTTTCTAGCTCAAGATTTGGTAGTGGAAGATACTTCAGCAGAGGAAAAAATTTGTACCGGCCTTGTGGTGCTGATAAGGATGTGTTTGGCTTGAGTAAAGGCCAGATTGTTGGCGAGTCTTCTTCAAAACAGGATGTGGTTTCTGATTCGAATTTGAATTCTCTGGCAGCTGAGGTGATCTAG